The Erigeron canadensis isolate Cc75 chromosome 4, C_canadensis_v1, whole genome shotgun sequence genome window below encodes:
- the LOC122595937 gene encoding F-box protein SKIP28, with protein sequence MDMEISHETNNKENQDSSNMGQPHESLYLVLAYLPLFELLAMTQVCRSFKDALNNDILPWLNIVVDENVQKSRVSNEILMKITSKAMGRLKSLILINCVKITDDGLQNVVTNNPGIDKLHVPQCTSLTPEGIIRAVTTLSQHNTTLKTLMINGISKVTKEHLQTLHSLLRSDNYSSIDVEICPKCDEVRMVHDCPLETCERKRTTGSCRGCKFCVLRCEECRKCVGVDDEESEAACEDMLCEDCWIHLPKCCYCNKPYCTKHTHKQCVIPGSSGFVCEACYSKID encoded by the exons ATGGATATGGAGATTTCACATGAAACAAACAACAAAGAAAACCAAGATTCATCAAACATGGGACAACCCCATGAATCTTTGTACCTTGTATTAGCTTATCTTCCCCTTTTTGAGCTTCTTGCCATGACACAAGTATGTAGATCCTTCAAAGATGCTTTGAACAACGATATATTGCCATGGCTAAACATTGTAGTGGATGAGAACGTGCAAAAATCCCGAGTGTCTAAtgagattctgatgaagattaCTTCAAAGGCAATGGGTAGGCTTAAAAGTTTGATTCTTATTAACTGTGTCAAGATTACTGATGATGGCCTTCAAAACGTTGTAACCAATAACCCCGGTATTGACAAG CTACATGTACCTCAATGCACGAGCTTAACCCCAGAAGGAATTATCAGAGCAGTGACAACGTTAAGTCAACATAACACTACCTTAAAAACCCTAATGATAAACGGTATATCAAAAGTCACCAAAGAACACCTTCAAACACTACATTCGTTGCTAAGATCCGACAATTATTCTTCCATAGACGTGGAAATTTGTCCAAAATGTGATGAAGTAAGAATGGTACATGACTGTCCTTTGGAAACATGCGAGAGAAAGAGGACAACGGGCAGTTGTCGAGGGTGTAAGTTTTGTGTTTTGAGGTGTGAAGAGTGCAGAAAATGCGTCGgggttgatgatgaagagagtGAGGCGGCATGTGAAGATATGTTGTGTGAAGATTGTTGGATTCATCTACCAAAATGTTGTTATTGTAACAAGCCTTATTGTACAAAGCATACTCACAAGCAATGTGTTATTCCAGGGTCCTCTGGTTTTGTATGTGAGGCTTGTTACTCAAAGATTGACTAA
- the LOC122598601 gene encoding cell number regulator 2-like, translating to MTTAWSTGLCDCFEDSSNCCLTCCCPCITFGRIAEVVDEGTTSCGTSGTIYSILCVFTGCQWILGCMYRSKLRQKHTLRDEPCNDCLLHCCCHYCALCQEYRELKHRGYDPANGYPRNLSSHGGGVVGMAPTGPGEMKR from the exons ATGACTACCGCATGGTCCACTGGCCTTTGTGACTGCTTCGAAGATTCCTCTAATT GTTGTTTGACGTGTTGCTGCCCGTGTATCACATTTGGACGAATTGCTGAGGTTGTCGACGAGGGAACTACTT CATGCGGAACAAGCGGGACAATCTATTCAATACTTTGTGTATTCACCGGATGCCAATGGATATTGGGATGTATGTATCGTTCTAAACTAAGGCAAAAACACACGTTGCGTGATGAACCGTGCAACGATTGCCTTCTACATTGCTGTTGCCATTATTGCGCTCTTTGTCAAGAGTATCGCGAGCTGAAACACCGTGGATACGACCCTGCTAAtg GATATCCACGAAATCTATCCAGCCATGGTGGAGGAGTAGTCGGGATGGCACCAACTGGTCCAGGAGAAATGAAGCGTTAA
- the LOC122598600 gene encoding cell number regulator 10-like, translating into MYPSTGVSAQSTTEWSTGLCDCTKDWSTCCLTCWCPCISFGRMAEVIDKGTTSCVGGGTIYMILCWFAGFQCLYSCMYRSKLRQQYMLPEEPCTDCLVHVCCELCAFCQEYSELKYRGIDPSLGWQQNVAKQNQGVVMPPVGPGEMKR; encoded by the exons ATGTATCCTTCCACCGGCGTATCGGCTCAGTCCACGACCGAATGGTCCACTGGCCTTTGTGATTGCACCAAAGATTGGTCTACTT GTTGCTTGACATGTTGGTGTCCTTGCATTTCTTTTGGTCGAATGGCGGAGGTTATCGATAAAGGAACCACAT CCTGTGTTGGAGGCGGAACTATTTATATGATACTATGTTGGTTTGCTGGATTTCAATGCCTATATTCCTGCATGTATCGTTCTAAGCTGCGGCAACAATACATGTTGCCCGAGGAACCTTGCACTGATTGCCTTGTTCATGTTTGTTGCGAGCTTTGCGCTTTCTGCCAAGAGTACAGCGAACTCAAGTACCGTGGCATTGACCCATCTCTTG GATGGCAACAAAATGTTGCGAAGCAGAATCAAGGAGTTGTGATGCCACCGGTTGGTCCGGGTGAAATGAAACGTTAG
- the LOC122595936 gene encoding glucan endo-1,3-beta-glucosidase 3-like — MASWKSMSLLLFHLLPLAVMATQDAFVGVNIGTALSDMPNPTQVVALLKSQQIRHVRLYDADQAMLNALAGSGIRVTISVPNQQLLAIGQSNATAANWVARNVLTHVPATNITAISVGSEVLTTIPNAAPVLVSALRYIQAALIAARLDSHIKVSTAHSSSIILDSFPPSQAFFNRTWDPVMVPLLKFLQDTGSYLMLNVYPYDDYMQSHNAIPLDYALFRPLPPNKEAVDSNTLLHYTNVFDAVVDAAYFAMSYLNFTNIPIVVTESGWPSKGDSNEPDATLENANTYNSNLIKHVINNTGTPKHPGVAVSTFIYELYNEDARSGSVSEKNWGLFDANGRPIYILHLTGSGTMLANDTTNQTYCVAREGVDRKMLQAALDWACGPGKVDCSAMVQGAPCYEPDTVSAHATYAFDAYYHRMGMAEGTCDFNGVASITTTDPSHGSCIFPGSRGSNGTFINGTSLAPSSNSSSSGSLPLFNSYDSVSCLRWAVVLFLSVVFL; from the exons ATGGCTTCTTGGAAATCAATGTCACTTCTTCTCTTCCACCTTCTTCCTCTAGCTGTCATGGCTACCCAAG ATGCTTTTGTAGGTGTGAACATAGGTACCGCGCTTTCAGACATGCCCAACCCGACTCAGGTAGTGGCCCTTCTCAAGTCTCAACAAATCCGACATGTCAGACTTTATGATGCTGACCAAGCCATGCTAAATGCTCTTGCGGGTAGTGGAATCCGTGTAACTATTTCTGTCCCGAACCAACAACTTCTTGCAATCGGCCAGTCCAATGCCACTGCAGCCAATTGGGTGGCTCGTAACGTCCTCACCCACGTCCCTGCCACCAACATTACTGCCATATCAGTTGGATCTGAAGTCCTCACCACTATCCCTAACGCCGCACCTGTCTTAGTCTCTGCCCTTAGATACATCCAAGCGGCCCTAATTGCTGCCAGGCTCGACTCCCATATCAAGGTCTCGACCGCCCACTCATCTTCCATCATTCTTGACTCATTTCCACCGTCACAAGCCTTCTTTAACCGCACATGGGATCCAGTGATGGTCCCGCTACTGAAATTCCTCCAAGACACTGGATCATACCTCATGCTTAATGTCTACCCGTATGACGATTATATGCAATCACACAATGCAATCCCGTTAGATTATGCCTTGTTCCGCCCTTTGCCACCAAATAAAGAAGCGGTTGATTCCAACACTCTTTTGCATTATACTAATGTTTTTGATGCAGTCGTGGATGCGGCTTATTTTGCAATGTCGTATCTAAACTTCACAAATATCCCGATTGTTGTCACGGAATCTGGCTGGCCTTCAAAAGGGGATTCGAATGAGCCCGATGCTACTCTTGAGAACGCCAATACTTACAATAGTAATCTAATCAAACATGTTATTAACAACACAGGAACCCCAAAACACCCGGGGGTGGCAGTGAGTACATTTATTTATGAGCTTTATAATGAAGATGCGAGGTCTGGATCCGTGTCTGAGAAGAATTGGGGCCTTTTTGACGCTAACGGGAGaccaatatatattttacactTGACGGGTTCAGGAACCATGTTGGCTAATGATACCACGAACCAGACTTATTGTGTTGCGAGGGAAGGTGTGGACCGGAAGATGTTGCAGGCTGCTTTGGATTGGGCTTGTGGACCGGGGAAGGTTGACTGTTCGGCTATGGTTCAGGGTGCACCATGTTATGAACCAGATACCGTGTCTGCACATGCAACATATGCTTTTGATGCATATTATCATAGGATGGGTATGGCTGAAGGGACTTGTGATTTCAATGGGGTGGCCAGCATCACTACCACTGACCCAA GCCATGGCAGTTGTATCTTTCCAGGAAG CCGTGGCAGTAATGGAACGTTTATAAATGGTACATCTCTGGCTCCATCTTCCAACTCGAGTTCATCAGGTAGCTTGCCACTTTTTAACTCATATGATTCAGTTTCGTGTCTGAGATGGGCTGTGGTGTTATTCTTGAGCGTGGTATTCTTGTAA
- the LOC122595938 gene encoding dynein light chain, cytoplasmic: MEEAEKELERRSKFLNNLIQKKKASDQQNLHQQLNIRVKASDMPIVLQNKAFKCAKDHIDSMSSTGNGVKIDSKKLALALKKEFDTSYGPAWHCIVGTSFGSYVTHSLGGFLYFSINKVYVLLFKTTVEPMER; this comes from the exons ATGGAAGAAGCAGAGAAAGAGTtagaaagaagaagcaagttCTTGAACAATTTGATACAAAAAAAGAAAGCTAgtgatcaacaaaaccttcatcAACAACTTAACATTAGAGTCAAAGCTTCTGATATGCCAATTGTTTTGCAAAACAAAGCTTTTAAATGTGCAAAAGATCATATTGATTCAATGTCATCTACTGGAAATGGAGTCAAGATTGACAGCAAAAAACTTGCACTCGCCCTCAAGAAG GAATTCGACACATCATATGGACCGGCATGGCATTGCATTGTAGGAACCAGCTTTGGCTCGTATGTCACACATTCATTGGGAGGTTTCTTGTATTTTTCAATCAACAAAGTTTATGTTCTCCTTTTCAAGACTACGGTCGAGCCCATGGAACGTTAA